A single Vanacampus margaritifer isolate UIUO_Vmar chromosome 7, RoL_Vmar_1.0, whole genome shotgun sequence DNA region contains:
- the cfap97 gene encoding cilia- and flagella-associated protein 97: MFNPSDLEGDVDHSFFDSDRDEDRDRGGGGRSEENEVEEEIPSGSFEALEDDEGSDCSTDDTRAQPVASHSASEVVSERSSRAKRPPSCSTVSSRYSSPGGSRSRGRQPSASRASNRLSLAERTGSPASSHFQHLQFVEPGMGSVKGKRRDSAHPTRASSVLRQQGGADMDSLTSGSLIQDNLILHCRGRPSRKNFTFNNNEVRRIDHENQRLLRVLSRISLAPGAIVNQFTRKSTAPHVPHSSVNRLREQKRIDMDNQALLKRLEFVKSTPALKRSNQLSDYQRQARFQATPCEVCDNATNILPSSVAAGMSSIRGSTSQLATRVTSASSNATRAKALLAARPPFCC; the protein is encoded by the exons ATGTTCAACCCAAGTGATTTGGAGGGTGACGTCGACCACTCCTTTTTTGACAGCGACCGCGACGAGGACAGAGACCGGGGAGGAGGAGGCAGGAGCGAGGAAAATGAAGTGGAAGAGGAAATTCCCAGCGGCTCGTTCGAGGCGTTAGAAGACGACGAGGGCAGCGACTGCAGCACGGACGACACCCGGGCTCAACCCGTGGCTTCGCACTCTGCGTCGGAGGTAGTCAGCGAGCGGTCCTCCCGAGCTAAACGGCCGCCTTCTTGCTCCACCGTCTCCAGCCGCTACAGTTCGCCGGGAGGCTCGAGGAGCAGAGGCCGACAACCGTCCGCCAGCAGGGCATCCAACAGGCTGTCCCTGGCCGAAAGGACGGGAAGTCCAGCCTCCTCACATTTCCAGCACCTACAGTTTGTGGAGCCCGGTATGGGCAGCGTCAAGGGGAAGCGTCGGGATAGCGCGCACCCGACACGAGCCAGCAGCGTCCTCCGTCAACAGGGAGGTGCAG ACATGGATTCCTTAACCAGCGGAAGCCTCATACAGGACAACCTCATCCTTCACTGCAGAGGACGGCCGAGCAGGAAAAACTTCACCTTCAACAACAACGAGGTCCGACGCATCGACCACGAGAATCAGCGACTCCTCCGAGTGCTCTCCCGCATCTCCTTAGCGCCCGGCGCCATCGTAAACCAGTTCACTCGCAAGAGCACCGCCCCGCACGTCCCTCACAGTTCTGTCAATCGCCTGCGGGAGCAGAAACGCATCGATATGGACAACCAG GCCCTCCTGAAGCGGTTGGAGTTCGTCAAGTCCACGCCGGCACTCAAGCGTTCCAACCAGCTGTCCGACTACCAGCGCCAAGCCAGGTTTCAGGCCACGCCGTGTGAAGTGTGCGACAACGCCACCAACATACTTCCATCCAGCG TGGCCGCCGGCATGAGCTCCATACGGGGAAGCACCTCCCAGTTGGCAACACGAGTCACCTCGGCAAGTTCCAACGCAACCAGGGCCAAAGCGCTCCTTGCGGCCCGCCCACCTTTTTGTTGTTAG
- the gucy1a1 gene encoding guanylate cyclase soluble subunit alpha-1 translates to MFCARLKELKISGECPFSKSNQQQQQQQQKEDEKKEEDERRGDPGESSAARSGRSAHEPAQRSSRAKVNLHTLGDSIRKLACPQFERLHAALQRMMRQSKESESVVVCCTDCREEPEHLMEMMNTHSTTTAIPIEALRVSLGEELFHTCYEEDGHILRVVGGALHDFLNSFNVLLKQSSAPRADGGGCLNEASVLCLDKDPGLLTVYFFNPHPTTELFFPGVIKAAARLLYHTTVDVLMDPPCAKDSILQSNPQHSLLYTVVVKGDKNLSPSPLRATSAGTLPTSLFSTIFPFHLILDHDLALVQIGHGLRKRLSRKEGIRRASTFQEHFSIVCPQIKCTFQGILTMLNTQFVLRIKHGVSGADNTGKLMDLKGQMIYVAESNVILFLGSPCVDKLEELTGRGLYLSDIPIHNALRDVVLVGEQAKAQDGLKKRLGKAKAALEQAHQALEEEKKKTVDLLFSIFPGTVAQQLWQGQTVQAKNFERVTLLFSDLVGFTAVCSLCTPMQVITMLNELYTRFDHHCGELDVYKVETIGDAYCVAGGLHKESDTHAVQIALMALKMMELSDEVKTPTGEPIQMRIGLHTGSVLAGVVGVRMPRYCLFGNNVTLANKFESCSQPRKINISPTTHRLLKDLPEFVFIPRSRQELPANFPEDIPGVCYFLEASFKTSQLTWK, encoded by the exons ATGTTCTGCGCCAGGCTCAAGGAGCTGAAGATATCCGGAGAGTGTCCTTTCTCCAAAAGcaaccagcagcagcagcagcagcagcagaaggaGGATGAGAAGAAGGAAGAGGATGAGCGGCGTGGAGATCCCGGGGAGAGCTCGGCGGCGCGCAGCGGGAGAAGTGCGCACGAACCCGCGCAGAGGAGCAGCAGAGCCAAAGTCAACCTACATACCCTCGGAGACAGCATTCGCAAACTGGCGTGTCCCCAG TTTGAGAGGCTGCACGCTGCCCTCCAAAGAATGATGAGACAAAGCAAGGAATCGGAAAG TGTTGTAGTCTGTTGCACAGACTGTAGAGAAGAACCAGAGCATTTAATGGAGATGATGAACACTCACTCAACCACAACAG CCATCCCAATCGAAGCCTTGAGAGTGTCTCTCGGCGAGGAGCTCTTCCACACGTGCTACGAGGAGGACGGCCACATTTTGCGGGTGGTTGGAGGCGCGCTTCACGACTTCCTCAACAGCTTCAACGTGCTGCTGAAGCAGAGCAGCGCGCCCCGAGCAGACGGAGGGGGTTGTTTAAACGAAGCATCCGTGCTGTGCTTAGACAAAGATCCGGGTCTGCTTACTGTCTACTTCTTCAACCCTCACCCCACTACCGAGCTCTTCTTCCCTGGGGTCATCAAGGCAGCCGCCCGTCTGCTTTACCACACCACCGTGGATGTGCTGATGGACCCCCCCTGTGCCAAAGACAGCATCCTCCAATCCAATCCTCAGCACAGTCTTTTATACACTGTGGTTGTTAAGGGGGACAAAAACCTGAGCCCCAGTCCTCTGCGGGCGACCTCAGCTGGGACCCTTCCTACCTCTCTCTTTTCCACTATCTTCCCCTTCCATCTTATCCTGGACCACGACCTGGCTCTGGTGCAAATTGGACACGGGCTCAGGAAGAGACTGAGCAGGAAGGAGGGCATCAGACGAGCGTCAACTTTCCAAGAACACTTTTCCATCGTGTGCCCTCAGATCAAATGCACCTTTCAAGGCATCCTGACCATGCTCAACACCCAGTTTGTCCTTCGGATCAAGCACGGGGTCTCCGGAGCTGACAACACAGGAAAG CTCATGGACCTCAAGGGCCAAATGATCTACGTTGCCGAGTCCAACGTGATCTTGTTCCTCGGCTCGCCGTGTGTGGATAAGCTGGAGGAGCTAACGGGCCGCGGCCTTTACCTGTCCGACATCCCCATTCATAACGCACTACGTGACGTCGTCCTGGTCGGCGAGCAGGCCAAAGCGCAGGACGGCCTGAAGAAACGTCTCGGCAAGGCCAAAGCGGCATTGGAGCAGGCCCACCAGGCGCTtgaggaagagaagaagaagaccgtGGACCTCCTCTTCTCCATCTTCCCCGGCACTGTCGCTCAGCAACTGTGGCAGGGCCAGACGGTCCAAGCCAAGAATTTTGAGCGGGTCACCTTGCTGTTTTCGGACCTGGTGGGCTTCACCGCTGTTTGCTCGCTCTGCACGCCGATGCAAGTGATCACCATGCTCAACGAGCTGTACACCAGGTTCGACCACCATTGTGGGGAGCTCGATGTTTACAAG GTGGAGACCATTGGGGATGCGTATTGTGTAGCTGGTGGCCTACATAAAGAGAGTGACACTCATGCAGTCCAGATTGCACTCATGGCCTTAAAGATGATGGAGCTTTCTGACGAAGTCAAGACTCCAACCGGAGAACCAATACAG ATGCGCATCGGCCTGCACACCGGCTCAGTGCTGGCCGGTGTAGTCGGAGTAAGGATGCCACGTTATTGCCTTTTCGGAAATAACGTCACCCTGGCCAACAAGTTTGAGTCGTGCAGCCAACCTCGAAAAATCAACATCAGCCCGACAACGCACAG ATTGCTGAAGGATCTTCCAGAGTTTGTTTTCATTCCCAGGAGCAGGCAGGAGCTTCCGGCCAACTTCCCAGAGGACATTCCTGGTGTTTGTTACTTTTTAGAGGCTTCCTTCAAAACTTCACAACTGACGTGGAAATGA
- the ufsp2 gene encoding ufm1-specific protease 2, which produces MIGDSNSFEPGDFLRVRGPLELKCLLDSTDVTLMHKSISRTFENLRSHVNSESIVLRVQDSPVFIWPNKHVCVTPKEINACTLCEELHKWIQTDEQELAGKRSAKKKGKKNSVARVISLNLMMEITKPGPLPAPIFCRTIQKSHFLSTTLPMDCVVHICSTDTIKDACERLLEALTHQLHEMERETLRHMKGTTLLVPEPFHFLFPEPKGLVTVVYPAGVPDSQLENQRKELHERFELPEDRPYFRRANAYHFPNEPYKDGYLRNPHLALAHPTLDDGKVYLVQGLYSYHHYMQDRMDDNGWGCAYRSLQTICSWFQQQGYVERSVPAHKEIQQALVDVGDKQGSFVGSRQWIGSFEVHAVLNQLLGVTSKILFVSQGSDMPSKGRELANHFLSEGTPVMIGGGVLAHTILGVAWSETTGQIRFLILDPHYTGAEDLQVITEKGWCGWKGPEFWDQTAYYNMCLPQRPKVI; this is translated from the exons ATG ATTGGTGATTCAAATAGCTTCGAGCCAGGAGACTTCCTCCGTGTGAGAGGACCTCTTGAGCTCAAATGTCTCCTGGACAGCACTGATG tgacGCTCATGCACAAGTCAATTTCAAGAACGTTTGAAAATCTACGCTCTCACGTCAACTCAGAATCCATCGTCCTTAGAGTCCAGGACAGCCCAGTTTTTATTTGGccaaacaaacatgtttgtGTGACTCCAAAAGAAATAAATGCATGCACACTGTGTGAAGAGCTACATAAATGGATACA GACAGATGAACAGGAGTTGGCTGGCAAAAGGTCTGCGAAGAAGAAGGGCAAAAAGAACTCTGTAGCT AGAGTGATCAGCTTAAACCTCATGATGGAGATAACAAAGCCAGGTCCCCTCCCTGCACCCATCTTCTGCAGAACCATCCAGAAGTCCCACTTCCTATCCACAACCCTTCCCATGGATTGTGTTGTCCACATTTGCTCCACTGACACCATCAAAGA TGCCTGTGAGCGCCTGTTGGAGGCGCTAACACATCAGCTACATGAGATGGAGCGAGAGACGCTGCGCCACATGAAAGGAACTACGCTATTGGTCCCGGAGCCTTTTCACTTTCTGTTTCCGGAGCCCAAGGGACTAGTGACGGTGGTCTATCCAGCTGGGGTGCCCGACAGCCAACTAGAGAACCAGCGTAAG GAGCTGCACGAGCGCTTTGAACTACCAGAAGACAGGCCCTATTTTAGAAGAGCCAACGCTTATCACTTCCCCAATGAACCCTACAAAGACGGTTACCTCCGAAACCCTCACCTGGCCCTCGCACATCCTACCTTGGACGACGGAAAG gtgTACTTGGTGCAGGGGCTGTACAGTTACCACCACTACATGCAGGACCGCATGGACGACAACGGCTGGGGCTGTGCTTATCGCTCCCTGCAGACCATCTGCTCCTGGTTCCAGCAGCAAGGCTACGTGGAGCGGTCCGTGCCTGCTCACAAGGAGATCCAGCAG GCTTTAGTGGATGTTGGTGACAAGCAGGGGTCTTTTGTGGGGTCACGTCAGTGGATTGGATCCTTCGAGGTTCACGCTGTCCTCAACCAACTCCTTGGGGTCACGTCCAAGATCTTGTTTGTGAG TCAGGGCTCTGATATGCCTTCAAAAGGAAGAGAACTGGCCAACCACTTCCTCTCTGAGGGCACTCCCGTGATGATTG GTGGTGGGGTTTTAGCTCACACCATCCTGGGCGTTGCTTGGAGTGAGACCACCGGGCAGATCCGCTTCCTCATCTTGGACCCTCATTACACGGGCGCAGAGGACTTGCAGGTCATCACAGAGAAG GGTTGGTGTGGCTGGAAAGGACCGGAGTTTTGGGATCAAACTGCATATTATAATATGTGTCTCCCTCAGAGGCCAAAAGTAATCTGA